A window from Vigna angularis cultivar LongXiaoDou No.4 chromosome 7, ASM1680809v1, whole genome shotgun sequence encodes these proteins:
- the LOC108337425 gene encoding uncharacterized protein At1g76660 isoform X2, producing the protein MYATGPYAHETQLVSPPVFSNFTTEPSTAPLTPPPELAHLTTPSSPDVPFAHFLSSSVDLKNSDKGNYISANDLQATYSLYPGSPASSLISPISRNSGDCLSSSFPEREFRPQWDSSLSPENGKYQRTGSGRVSGHDTNGVTSASQDTNFFCPATYAQFYLDQNPPFPHNGGRLSVSKDSDVQSTGGNGHQSRHARSPKQDVEEIEAYRASFGFSADEIITTSQYVEISDVMEDSFTMMPFASGKSTMEENIEPSLMKGFKAQETQVALRSSLGSDPGPVGKEADNQATIYQGYEDHKSQRHGSNSSGFSTPENPTLVDDEDIFSKMESSRISRKYKMGLSCSDAEIDYRRGRSLREGKRM; encoded by the exons ATGTATGCCACAGGACCATACGCTCATGAAACACAGCTAGTGTCTCCTCCAGTCTTCTCAAACTTCACTACTGAACCATCAACTGCCCCTCTCACTCCTCCACCTGAGTTGGCTCATTTAACAACTCCCTCTTCCCCAGATGTTCCTTTTGCTcattttctctcatcttctgtGGATCTCAAAAACAGTGATAAGGGTAACTACATCAGTGCAAATGATCTTCAAGCTACATATTCACTCTACCCTGGAAGTCCTGCCAGCAGCCTTATATCTCCAATATCAAGAAACTCAGGTGACTGTTTATCATCTTCTTTTCCTGAACGGGAGTTCCGTCCACAGTGGGATTCATCATTGTCTCCTGAGAATGGAAAATATCAGAGAACAGGGTCGGGGAGGGTATCTGGGCATGACACAAATGGTGTCACTAGTGCATCCCAAGATACAAATTTCTTTTGCCCTGCCACCTATGCACAATTCTACTTGGACCAAAATCCTCCATTTCCTCATAATGGTGGGAGATTAAGTGTTTCAAAAGATTCAGATGTTCAATCTACTGGTGGAAATGGACATCAGAGTAGGCATGCTAGAAGTCCTAAGCAGGATGTGGAAGAAATAGAAGCTTACCGGGCATCGTTTGGTTTCAGTGCAGATGAGATTATAACTACCTCTCAATATGTGGAAATTTCTGATGTAATGGAGGATTCATTTACTATGATGCCCTTTGCCTCTGGCAAGTCTACAATGGAAGAAAACATAGAGCCTTCATTAATGAAAGGGTTCAAAGCTCAGGAGACTCAGGTGGCATTGCGGAGTAGTCTTGGCTCAGATCCAGGTCCAGTAGGCAAGGAAGCAGACAATCAGGCCACCATATATCAAGGATATGAAG ATCATAAATCACAAAGGCATGGTAGCAACAGCTCTGGGTTCAGCACACCAGAGAACCCTACTCTTGTAGATGATGAGGATATATTCTCAAAAATGGAATCTTCCAGAATTAGCAGGAAATATAAGATGGGGTTATCGTGCTCCGATGCTGAGATTGACTACAGGAGAGGAAGAAGCTTACGAGAAGGAAAGCGAATGTGA
- the LOC108338108 gene encoding uncharacterized protein LOC108338108 isoform X1 yields MANNCNSSSKTQPPYAPSPNHQNFLQNNGVGMTPQPQFCSGNHQSQSLLPPFMQPILMNAAPFMNAANHNHFPLQNNQMHLPQMGMPGHQQGQPLVGGLGPQNSGGNPNYSNSMYPVQGQVMQNAAQLNLSQLQRQMLAQSILNMLQPSHMNISMPNGQFCAPYPVQNMNQQLPTQMPSPSQGIPHGMHPGSCPMFGFPNQRPQAMVPQNSLFSASPQLGFEPGGQVRLQIDPNIDPNEKNLAPPNVNANALVSRLPFSSQQLQGNTSGSLNSNLAHTSNSQPPAFLKSHSQENPYGNIKTNVPNTNWNGSPSKNFKNRPKRGGFKGGFQKSKFHDANNGRTGFPKDHNGRAGPYSGRAGQDRLRSKELKQQPERFFSVTYTEQEIQQWREARKNNHPCNHLQKRHSECPMDSKVINREVLQRELKEVLAKQAELGIEVAEIPSHYLKNSENRGLQNEGKNKFSDKRKFQNKFNEKLDRKGRFGKRQKFANNISESPLSKKRKPTLLQKLLSADISKDKSHLFQVFRFMVINSFFKHCPDKPLRYPSVMVKENGSEVDTEKDVSKRGNEGAVKKIVSLNNDDDHNSEDEDSDVDENDSIVHNHPHEELFSLVKEEQFEKSDEEEGEILE; encoded by the exons ATGGCTAACAATTGCAACTCCTCCTCCAAAACCCAACCCCCTTATGCTCCTAGTCCTAACCATCAAAATTTCTTACAAAACAATGGTGTGGGCATGACACCCCAGCCCCAGTTTTGTTCTGGCAACCACCAAAGCCAAAGCTTGTTGCCCCCTTTTATGCAGCCAATACTCATGAATGCAGCACCTTTTATGAATGCTGCAAATCACAATCATTTTCCCTTGCAAAATAATCAGATGCATCTGCCTCAAATGGGTATGCCTGGTCATCAACAGGGTCAACCCCTTGTGGGGGGTTTAGGTCCCCAAAATAGTGGTGGCAATCCCAATTACAGCAATTCAATGTATCCTGTTCAGGGACAAGTCATGCAGAATGCAGCTCAACTCAATTTGTCTCAATTACAGAGACAAATGTTGGCACAGAGTATTTTGAATATGCTTCAGCCGTCTCATATGAACATTAGTATGCCAAACGGCCAATTTTGTGCCCCTTATCCTGTTCAGAATATGAATCAACAGTTACCTACACAAATGCCAAGCCCTTCTCAAGGGATTCCTCATGGCATGCATCCTGGTTCCTGCCCCATGTTTGGGTTTCCAAACCAACGGCCTCAGGCTATGGTCCCTCAGAATTCTTTATTTTCAGCAAGTCCACAGTTAGGCTTTGAGCCTGGAGGGCAGGTCCGGCTGCAGATTGATCCGAACATTGATCCGAACGAGAAAAACCTTGCACCACCAAACGTGAATGCAAATGCTTTGGTATCACGGTTGCCTTTTTCATCTCAGCAGTTACAAGGGAATACTTCTGGGTCACTTAATTCTAATTTGGCTCATACAAGTAACTCTCAACCTCCTGCGTTTTTGAAGTCACACTCGCAG GAGAATCCTTATGGCAATATTAAAACTAATGTTCCAAATACCAACTGGAATGGATCACCCAgcaaaaacttcaaaaatagaCCAAAACGAGGAGGGTTTAAAGGAGg ATTCCAGAAGTCTAAATTTCATGATGCCAACAATGGGAGAACTGGGTTTCCTAAAGATCATAATGGAAGAG CAGGCCCTTACAGTGGGAGGGCAGGACAGGATAGATTAAGATCAAAGGAACTTAAGCAGCAACCAGAAAG ATTTTTCTCTGTGACTTACACTGAGCAAGAAATCCAACAATGGCGTGAAGCACGGAAAAATAATCATCCTTGTAACCACTTGCAGAAG AGGCACAGTGAATGCCCGATGGACTCCAAGGTTATTAACAGGGAGGTCTTACAAAGAGAG CTTAAGGAGGTTTTAGCAAAGCAAGCTGAATTGGGAATCGAAGTTGCTGAAATACCATCACACTACCTTAAGAATTCTGAAAATCGAGGTCTTCAAAATGAAGGGAAAAACAAATTTAGTGACAAAAGAAAGTTCCAAAACAAGTTCAACGAGAAATTAGACAGAAAAGGTCGGTTCGGCAAGAGGCAAAAGTTTGCTAACAACATTTCAGAAAGCCCTTTGTCAAAGAAGAGGAAGCCAACTTTATTGCAGAAACTCTTGAGTGCAGATATAAGTAAAGATAAGAGCCACCTGTTTCAGGTTTTCAGGTTCATGGTAATAAATTCTTTCTTCAAACATTGTCCTGACAAGCCCCTTAGATATCCATCAGTCATGGTTAAAGAGAACGGGTCTGAAGTTGACACTGAAAAAGATGTTTCTAAACGTGGGAACGAGGGAgctgttaaaaaaattgttagccTAAATAATGATGACGATCATAATAGTGAAGACGAAGACAGTGATGTTGATGAGAATGACTCTATTGTGCATAATCATCCACACGAAGAACTTTTTTCCTTGGTTAAAGAAGAGCAATTTGAGAAATCTGATGAAGAGGAGGGAgaaattttagaatga
- the LOC108338108 gene encoding uncharacterized protein LOC108338108 isoform X2: MANNCNSSSKTQPPYAPSPNHQNFLQNNGVGMTPQPQFCSGNHQSQSLLPPFMQPILMNAAPFMNAANHNHFPLQNNQMHLPQMGMPGHQQGQPLVGGLGPQNSGGNPNYSNSMYPVQGQVMQNAAQLNLSQLQRQMLAQSILNMLQPSHMNISMPNGQFCAPYPVQNMNQQLPTQMPSPSQGIPHGMHPGSCPMFGFPNQRPQAMVPQNSLFSASPQLGFEPGGQVRLQIDPNIDPNEKNLAPPNVNANALVSRLPFSSQQLQGNTSGSLNSNLAHTSNSQPPAFLKSHSQENPYGNIKTNVPNTNWNGSPSKNFKNRPKRGGFKGGFQKSKFHDANNGRTGFPKDHNGRGPYSGRAGQDRLRSKELKQQPERFFSVTYTEQEIQQWREARKNNHPCNHLQKRHSECPMDSKVINREVLQRELKEVLAKQAELGIEVAEIPSHYLKNSENRGLQNEGKNKFSDKRKFQNKFNEKLDRKGRFGKRQKFANNISESPLSKKRKPTLLQKLLSADISKDKSHLFQVFRFMVINSFFKHCPDKPLRYPSVMVKENGSEVDTEKDVSKRGNEGAVKKIVSLNNDDDHNSEDEDSDVDENDSIVHNHPHEELFSLVKEEQFEKSDEEEGEILE, encoded by the exons ATGGCTAACAATTGCAACTCCTCCTCCAAAACCCAACCCCCTTATGCTCCTAGTCCTAACCATCAAAATTTCTTACAAAACAATGGTGTGGGCATGACACCCCAGCCCCAGTTTTGTTCTGGCAACCACCAAAGCCAAAGCTTGTTGCCCCCTTTTATGCAGCCAATACTCATGAATGCAGCACCTTTTATGAATGCTGCAAATCACAATCATTTTCCCTTGCAAAATAATCAGATGCATCTGCCTCAAATGGGTATGCCTGGTCATCAACAGGGTCAACCCCTTGTGGGGGGTTTAGGTCCCCAAAATAGTGGTGGCAATCCCAATTACAGCAATTCAATGTATCCTGTTCAGGGACAAGTCATGCAGAATGCAGCTCAACTCAATTTGTCTCAATTACAGAGACAAATGTTGGCACAGAGTATTTTGAATATGCTTCAGCCGTCTCATATGAACATTAGTATGCCAAACGGCCAATTTTGTGCCCCTTATCCTGTTCAGAATATGAATCAACAGTTACCTACACAAATGCCAAGCCCTTCTCAAGGGATTCCTCATGGCATGCATCCTGGTTCCTGCCCCATGTTTGGGTTTCCAAACCAACGGCCTCAGGCTATGGTCCCTCAGAATTCTTTATTTTCAGCAAGTCCACAGTTAGGCTTTGAGCCTGGAGGGCAGGTCCGGCTGCAGATTGATCCGAACATTGATCCGAACGAGAAAAACCTTGCACCACCAAACGTGAATGCAAATGCTTTGGTATCACGGTTGCCTTTTTCATCTCAGCAGTTACAAGGGAATACTTCTGGGTCACTTAATTCTAATTTGGCTCATACAAGTAACTCTCAACCTCCTGCGTTTTTGAAGTCACACTCGCAG GAGAATCCTTATGGCAATATTAAAACTAATGTTCCAAATACCAACTGGAATGGATCACCCAgcaaaaacttcaaaaatagaCCAAAACGAGGAGGGTTTAAAGGAGg ATTCCAGAAGTCTAAATTTCATGATGCCAACAATGGGAGAACTGGGTTTCCTAAAGATCATAATGGAAGAG GCCCTTACAGTGGGAGGGCAGGACAGGATAGATTAAGATCAAAGGAACTTAAGCAGCAACCAGAAAG ATTTTTCTCTGTGACTTACACTGAGCAAGAAATCCAACAATGGCGTGAAGCACGGAAAAATAATCATCCTTGTAACCACTTGCAGAAG AGGCACAGTGAATGCCCGATGGACTCCAAGGTTATTAACAGGGAGGTCTTACAAAGAGAG CTTAAGGAGGTTTTAGCAAAGCAAGCTGAATTGGGAATCGAAGTTGCTGAAATACCATCACACTACCTTAAGAATTCTGAAAATCGAGGTCTTCAAAATGAAGGGAAAAACAAATTTAGTGACAAAAGAAAGTTCCAAAACAAGTTCAACGAGAAATTAGACAGAAAAGGTCGGTTCGGCAAGAGGCAAAAGTTTGCTAACAACATTTCAGAAAGCCCTTTGTCAAAGAAGAGGAAGCCAACTTTATTGCAGAAACTCTTGAGTGCAGATATAAGTAAAGATAAGAGCCACCTGTTTCAGGTTTTCAGGTTCATGGTAATAAATTCTTTCTTCAAACATTGTCCTGACAAGCCCCTTAGATATCCATCAGTCATGGTTAAAGAGAACGGGTCTGAAGTTGACACTGAAAAAGATGTTTCTAAACGTGGGAACGAGGGAgctgttaaaaaaattgttagccTAAATAATGATGACGATCATAATAGTGAAGACGAAGACAGTGATGTTGATGAGAATGACTCTATTGTGCATAATCATCCACACGAAGAACTTTTTTCCTTGGTTAAAGAAGAGCAATTTGAGAAATCTGATGAAGAGGAGGGAgaaattttagaatga
- the LOC108337425 gene encoding uncharacterized protein At1g76660 isoform X1, giving the protein MGSEQNRFPQHERRKRWGGCWGAFSCFGSQKGGKRIVPASRIPESSGPASQPNGPQVVGLTNQATGLAPSLLAPPSSPASFTHSALPSTAQSPSCFLSLSANSPGGPSSTMYATGPYAHETQLVSPPVFSNFTTEPSTAPLTPPPELAHLTTPSSPDVPFAHFLSSSVDLKNSDKGNYISANDLQATYSLYPGSPASSLISPISRNSGDCLSSSFPEREFRPQWDSSLSPENGKYQRTGSGRVSGHDTNGVTSASQDTNFFCPATYAQFYLDQNPPFPHNGGRLSVSKDSDVQSTGGNGHQSRHARSPKQDVEEIEAYRASFGFSADEIITTSQYVEISDVMEDSFTMMPFASGKSTMEENIEPSLMKGFKAQETQVALRSSLGSDPGPVGKEADNQATIYQGYEDHKSQRHGSNSSGFSTPENPTLVDDEDIFSKMESSRISRKYKMGLSCSDAEIDYRRGRSLREGKRM; this is encoded by the exons ATGGGGTCGGAGCAAAATCGATTTCCTCAGCACGAAAGA CGAAAGAGATGGGGAGGATGCTGGGGTGCATTTTCTTGTTTTGGTTCACAGAAAGGTGGAAAGCGCATTGTGCCTGCATCTCGCATTCCTGAGAGTAGCGGGCCAGCCTCTCAGCCAAATGGACCTCAAGTGGTTGGGTTGACAAATCAAGCCACAGGACTAGCTCCTTCTCTCTTAGCCCCACCTTCTTCACCAGCATCCTTCACTCATTCTGCCCTTCCTTCCACTGCACAATCACCTAGTTGTTTCTTATCCTTATCTGCTAACTCACCTGGTGGTCCTTCATCTACAATGTATGCCACAGGACCATACGCTCATGAAACACAGCTAGTGTCTCCTCCAGTCTTCTCAAACTTCACTACTGAACCATCAACTGCCCCTCTCACTCCTCCACCTGAGTTGGCTCATTTAACAACTCCCTCTTCCCCAGATGTTCCTTTTGCTcattttctctcatcttctgtGGATCTCAAAAACAGTGATAAGGGTAACTACATCAGTGCAAATGATCTTCAAGCTACATATTCACTCTACCCTGGAAGTCCTGCCAGCAGCCTTATATCTCCAATATCAAGAAACTCAGGTGACTGTTTATCATCTTCTTTTCCTGAACGGGAGTTCCGTCCACAGTGGGATTCATCATTGTCTCCTGAGAATGGAAAATATCAGAGAACAGGGTCGGGGAGGGTATCTGGGCATGACACAAATGGTGTCACTAGTGCATCCCAAGATACAAATTTCTTTTGCCCTGCCACCTATGCACAATTCTACTTGGACCAAAATCCTCCATTTCCTCATAATGGTGGGAGATTAAGTGTTTCAAAAGATTCAGATGTTCAATCTACTGGTGGAAATGGACATCAGAGTAGGCATGCTAGAAGTCCTAAGCAGGATGTGGAAGAAATAGAAGCTTACCGGGCATCGTTTGGTTTCAGTGCAGATGAGATTATAACTACCTCTCAATATGTGGAAATTTCTGATGTAATGGAGGATTCATTTACTATGATGCCCTTTGCCTCTGGCAAGTCTACAATGGAAGAAAACATAGAGCCTTCATTAATGAAAGGGTTCAAAGCTCAGGAGACTCAGGTGGCATTGCGGAGTAGTCTTGGCTCAGATCCAGGTCCAGTAGGCAAGGAAGCAGACAATCAGGCCACCATATATCAAGGATATGAAG ATCATAAATCACAAAGGCATGGTAGCAACAGCTCTGGGTTCAGCACACCAGAGAACCCTACTCTTGTAGATGATGAGGATATATTCTCAAAAATGGAATCTTCCAGAATTAGCAGGAAATATAAGATGGGGTTATCGTGCTCCGATGCTGAGATTGACTACAGGAGAGGAAGAAGCTTACGAGAAGGAAAGCGAATGTGA